A window of Bacteroidales bacterium contains these coding sequences:
- a CDS encoding LptE family protein, with amino-acid sequence MNKLAVYYLLVFFLALTSGCGVYSFTGASIPPEAKTISIQQFPNNAPLVQPVLSQLLTDALSDKFSSQTNLSQVPINGDLAFEGSITDYRTQPVAITGDQTAAMNRLTIAVKVVFTNRVDEKQNFETTFSQFKDYDSSLPLSSVEETLMGEIIEALVQDIFNRSVVNW; translated from the coding sequence ATGAATAAACTTGCAGTTTATTATCTGTTAGTCTTCTTTCTGGCCCTAACTTCGGGCTGTGGCGTATATTCGTTTACAGGCGCTTCAATTCCACCCGAAGCCAAAACGATTTCAATCCAGCAGTTTCCAAACAACGCACCCCTTGTTCAACCCGTACTCAGCCAGCTGCTCACTGATGCATTGAGTGACAAATTCTCCTCACAGACCAATCTGAGCCAGGTTCCTATAAACGGGGATCTTGCATTTGAAGGCTCTATCACTGATTACCGCACACAACCGGTAGCTATCACCGGCGACCAAACTGCCGCGATGAACCGGCTAACTATTGCAGTAAAGGTTGTTTTCACAAACCGTGTAGATGAAAAGCAGAATTTTGAGACTACTTTTTCGCAATTTAAAGATTATGACAGTTCCCTGCCACTATCATCCGTAGAAGAAACATTGATGGGTGAGATAATTGAAGCCCTTGTGCAGGACATATTTAACCGATCTGTGGTAAACTGGTAG